From the genome of Haloterrigena sp. KLK7, one region includes:
- a CDS encoding M28 family peptidase: MTDWIGDVFTSDAGWTHLETLVDIGNRMAGSDGEREAAEATRDALADAGARNARLEEFDIQGWTREESAITAGGTSQNCIALPRSPADRVSAPLVDLGYGLPADFEEIDLEGAIVMVRSDVPDYYDRYLHRREKYYHAVENGAAGFVYRNHVEGCLPPTGSVGTDEEPIGEIPAVGVSSEVGARLARRFDGAEIELTVEADVGPATSQNVHAELGPDTDERVLVTSHVDAHDIAEGASDNGAGTAMVVELATALAAREDALETRVEFVAYGAEEVGLVGSNRHAERADRESITAIVNNDGVVSDRTLSLTTHGFDDLEAAADAVADRYDHPVETVPKLGPHSDHWPFVQWGVPGYHVKSTSDEVGRGWAHTFADTVEKLERRTLREQAVLLTDLVVELAREDATVEHRDPDAIAADLEAQDLAEGMRITGDWPYDD, translated from the coding sequence ATGACCGACTGGATCGGTGACGTCTTCACGAGCGACGCCGGGTGGACCCACCTCGAGACCCTCGTCGACATCGGAAACCGGATGGCCGGCAGCGACGGCGAGCGCGAGGCCGCCGAGGCGACTCGCGACGCGCTGGCCGACGCCGGCGCCCGAAACGCCCGCCTCGAGGAGTTCGACATTCAGGGCTGGACGCGCGAGGAGAGCGCGATCACCGCGGGCGGGACGAGTCAGAACTGCATCGCCTTGCCGCGCAGTCCCGCCGACCGCGTATCGGCGCCGCTGGTCGACCTCGGCTACGGTCTCCCCGCGGACTTCGAGGAGATCGACCTCGAGGGCGCGATCGTCATGGTCCGCAGCGACGTCCCTGACTACTACGATCGCTACCTCCACCGCCGGGAGAAGTACTACCACGCCGTCGAGAACGGGGCCGCGGGGTTCGTCTACCGGAACCACGTCGAGGGCTGTCTGCCGCCGACCGGGAGCGTCGGAACCGACGAGGAACCCATCGGCGAGATCCCGGCCGTCGGCGTCTCGAGCGAGGTCGGCGCGCGACTGGCTCGGCGGTTCGACGGCGCGGAGATCGAACTGACCGTCGAGGCCGACGTGGGTCCGGCGACGAGCCAGAACGTCCACGCCGAACTCGGTCCCGACACCGACGAGCGCGTGCTGGTGACGAGTCACGTCGACGCCCACGACATCGCGGAGGGCGCCTCGGACAACGGCGCCGGGACCGCAATGGTCGTCGAACTCGCCACTGCGCTGGCCGCCCGGGAGGACGCCCTCGAGACCCGCGTGGAGTTCGTCGCCTACGGCGCCGAAGAGGTCGGACTGGTCGGCTCGAACCGCCACGCCGAGCGGGCGGACCGCGAGTCGATCACGGCCATCGTCAACAACGACGGCGTCGTCAGCGACCGAACGCTGTCGCTGACGACTCACGGTTTCGACGACCTCGAGGCGGCCGCCGACGCGGTCGCCGACCGATACGACCACCCGGTCGAGACGGTGCCGAAACTCGGCCCCCACAGCGACCACTGGCCGTTCGTCCAGTGGGGCGTCCCCGGCTACCACGTCAAATCGACGTCGGACGAGGTCGGCCGCGGCTGGGCCCACACGTTCGCCGACACCGTAGAGAAGCTCGAGCGGCGAACGCTCCGCGAGCAGGCGGTCCTCCTGACCGACCTCGTCGTCGAACTCGCTCGCGAGGACGCGACCGTCGAGCATCGCGACCCCGACGCGATCGCCGCCGACCTCGAGGCGCAGGACCTCGCCGAAGGAATGCGGATCACCGGCGACTGGCCCTACGACGACTAG
- a CDS encoding NAD(+)/NADH kinase produces the protein MDAAWSVDEQPVVGIVDANADTGSRADADGESLADALQPTVAARDATAVSGDVDAVLAATPSVLVAAGDDGLSAIARAGADVPVLPVGDVTGIDAVDRTRVPAALEAVLAGEATVDRHAVLDLEVDAPGGGSGAAGYDGVDIDVDVDGDAVSAGTGSEADGTDSDASSGGTEDSAGDSGPADGGGDAETGETVRDRALFDVALVTDEPARISEYGVSSRGDSIATFRADGVVVATAAGSHGYAGTVDAPHLSEAVGAVAVAPVAPFVTDTRRWVLPDDRLELTVERDEGPIALVADGRRVTSVGVDARISVSVDDSLETLSVSDGALEGR, from the coding sequence ATGGACGCCGCGTGGTCCGTCGACGAGCAGCCGGTCGTCGGTATCGTCGACGCGAACGCCGACACGGGATCGAGAGCCGACGCCGACGGCGAGTCGCTCGCAGACGCGCTGCAACCGACCGTCGCGGCCCGCGACGCGACGGCGGTCAGCGGCGACGTCGACGCCGTGCTCGCGGCGACGCCGTCGGTTCTCGTGGCGGCCGGCGACGACGGCCTCTCGGCGATCGCTCGCGCCGGCGCCGACGTCCCCGTGCTCCCGGTCGGCGACGTCACCGGAATCGACGCCGTCGACCGGACGCGGGTGCCGGCGGCGCTCGAGGCCGTCCTCGCGGGCGAGGCGACCGTCGATCGGCACGCGGTTCTGGACCTCGAGGTCGACGCTCCCGGCGGCGGGAGCGGCGCCGCCGGATACGACGGCGTCGATATCGACGTTGACGTCGACGGCGACGCCGTCAGTGCCGGGACCGGTTCCGAGGCCGACGGGACCGATTCCGACGCGAGCAGCGGCGGTACCGAGGACAGCGCGGGCGATTCCGGACCCGCCGACGGCGGAGGCGACGCCGAAACCGGCGAGACGGTCCGCGACCGCGCGCTGTTCGACGTCGCGCTCGTGACCGACGAACCGGCTCGCATCTCCGAGTACGGCGTCTCGAGCCGCGGGGACTCGATCGCGACGTTCCGGGCCGACGGCGTCGTGGTCGCGACGGCGGCCGGCAGTCACGGCTACGCCGGCACCGTCGACGCGCCCCACCTCTCGGAGGCCGTCGGCGCGGTCGCCGTCGCGCCCGTCGCCCCCTTCGTCACCGACACGCGCCGCTGGGTGCTTCCCGACGACCGACTCGAGCTCACGGTCGAACGCGACGAGGGCCCGATCGCGCTCGTCGCCGACGGCCGGCGCGTGACGTCGGTCGGCGTCGACGCGCGGATCTCCGTCTCGGTCGACGACTCGCTCGAGACGCTCTCCGTGTCCGACGGCGCGCTCGAGGGTCGATAA
- the nth gene encoding endonuclease III, translating to MGTPLETRTEQAAEVVDRLEEAYPDSTISLRYSNRLELLIAVILSAQCTDERVNAETKHLFEKYDGAEDYANAPEEELAEDLNSITYYNSKAGYIKSTCETILEEHDGEVPDTMDELTELSGVGRKTANVVLQHGHDVVEGIVVDTHVQRLSRRLGLTEEERPEAIERDLMEIVPEGYWQQFTHLCIDHGRATCTARNPDCGDCVLADICPSAKGDSEIDLASGEAW from the coding sequence ATGGGAACCCCACTGGAGACGCGGACGGAGCAGGCCGCCGAAGTCGTCGATCGCCTCGAGGAGGCGTATCCGGACTCGACGATCTCGCTGCGGTACTCGAATCGCCTGGAGTTGCTGATCGCGGTGATCCTCTCGGCGCAGTGTACCGACGAGCGGGTCAACGCGGAGACGAAACACCTCTTCGAGAAGTACGACGGGGCCGAGGACTACGCCAACGCGCCCGAAGAGGAGCTCGCGGAGGACCTGAACTCGATCACGTACTACAACAGCAAGGCGGGCTACATCAAGAGCACCTGCGAGACGATCCTCGAGGAGCACGACGGCGAGGTACCGGACACGATGGACGAACTGACGGAGCTGTCGGGCGTCGGCCGGAAGACGGCTAACGTGGTCCTCCAGCACGGCCACGACGTGGTCGAGGGGATCGTCGTCGACACCCACGTCCAGCGGCTCTCGCGCAGGCTCGGCCTGACCGAGGAGGAGCGCCCGGAGGCGATCGAGCGGGATCTAATGGAGATCGTCCCCGAGGGCTACTGGCAGCAGTTCACCCACCTCTGTATCGACCACGGTCGCGCGACCTGTACCGCCCGCAACCCCGACTGCGGCGACTGCGTGCTGGCCGACATCTGCCCCTCTGCAAAGGGCGACAGCGAGATCGATCTGGCCTCGGGCGAGGCGTGGTGA
- the mvaD gene encoding phosphomevalonate decarboxylase MvaD, whose protein sequence is MKATAMAHPIQGLVKYHGMRDDIERLPYHDSISLCTAPSHTRTTVEFSMDYEEDTFVVDGEELDGRAYERVEAVVEKARSKSDAAHTVYPVRLESENSFPSNVGLGSSSSGFAAAAMALAEAAELDASRQEISTIARVGSASAARAVTGAFSQLHTGLNDEDCRSRRIPSDLHEDLKIVVGLVPYHKETEDAHREAADSHMFQARNAHIHGQIAEMRDALRNNEFDRAFELAEQDSLSLAATTMTGPSGWVYWQPATLKIFNRVRELREEEDIPVYFSTDTGASVYVNTTEEHADEVEEAVSDCGVSTTVWDVGGPAKLLDEDQHLF, encoded by the coding sequence ATGAAAGCGACCGCCATGGCCCATCCGATTCAGGGCTTGGTCAAGTATCACGGGATGCGAGACGATATCGAGCGCCTGCCGTATCACGACAGCATCAGCCTCTGTACGGCCCCCAGCCACACCCGCACGACCGTCGAGTTCTCGATGGACTACGAGGAGGACACGTTCGTCGTCGACGGCGAGGAACTCGACGGCCGGGCCTACGAACGCGTCGAAGCCGTCGTCGAGAAGGCCCGCTCGAAGTCCGACGCGGCCCACACCGTCTACCCGGTCCGCCTCGAGAGCGAGAACAGCTTCCCGTCGAACGTCGGCCTCGGCTCGTCCTCGTCGGGCTTCGCCGCGGCCGCGATGGCGCTGGCCGAGGCCGCCGAACTCGACGCCTCGCGCCAGGAGATCTCGACGATCGCCCGCGTCGGATCGGCCTCGGCCGCTCGCGCGGTCACCGGCGCGTTCTCGCAACTGCACACGGGCCTGAACGACGAGGACTGTCGCTCGCGGCGCATTCCGAGCGACCTCCACGAGGACCTCAAGATCGTCGTCGGCCTCGTCCCCTACCACAAGGAGACCGAGGACGCCCACCGCGAGGCCGCCGACAGCCACATGTTCCAGGCTCGCAACGCCCACATCCACGGCCAGATCGCCGAGATGCGCGACGCCCTGCGGAACAACGAGTTCGACCGCGCGTTCGAACTCGCCGAACAGGACTCCCTCTCGCTGGCCGCGACGACGATGACCGGCCCCTCGGGATGGGTCTACTGGCAGCCCGCCACCCTGAAGATCTTCAACCGCGTGCGCGAACTCCGCGAGGAGGAGGACATCCCCGTCTACTTCTCGACCGACACCGGCGCCAGCGTCTACGTCAACACCACCGAGGAGCACGCCGACGAGGTCGAGGAAGCGGTCTCGGACTGCGGCGTCTCCACCACCGTCTGGGACGTCGGCGGCCCCGCGAAGCTCCTGGACGAGGACCAGCACCTGTTCTAG
- a CDS encoding AsnC family transcriptional regulator, with translation MVDLDRDDMAILHVLQDDARNATTEAIGADVGLAASTVASRINDLEDRGVITGYTPEIDYEKAGFEQRTLLVGTVTDEADEAVVARVSEVENVISVRRLLSDEADLHIELVTDTQKRVEAVTDELHELGIEITRTSVIVEERTRPFDHFGEKYTTDG, from the coding sequence ATGGTCGATCTCGACAGGGACGACATGGCGATCCTTCACGTCCTGCAGGACGACGCCCGGAACGCGACGACCGAAGCGATCGGCGCGGACGTCGGCCTCGCGGCGAGTACCGTCGCGTCGCGGATCAACGACCTCGAGGACCGCGGAGTCATCACGGGCTACACGCCCGAAATCGACTACGAAAAGGCCGGATTCGAACAGCGGACGTTGCTCGTCGGAACCGTTACCGACGAGGCCGACGAGGCGGTCGTCGCCCGCGTGAGCGAGGTCGAGAACGTCATCAGCGTCAGGCGACTGCTGTCCGACGAAGCGGACCTCCACATCGAACTCGTGACCGATACCCAGAAACGAGTGGAGGCGGTCACCGACGAGTTGCACGAACTCGGGATCGAGATCACGCGGACGAGCGTTATCGTCGAGGAGCGCACGCGGCCGTTCGATCACTTCGGGGAGAAGTATACGACCGACGGCTGA
- a CDS encoding HalOD1 output domain-containing protein produces the protein MSDQSRPPDDRRPPSERVVEAVAAAFGTSPLDFEPTLYETVDPEALDSLVRTGPESLRIRFRYGECSVVVTGTGRVDVSPPDKEISTNDERL, from the coding sequence ATGTCCGATCAGTCGCGCCCTCCCGACGATCGCCGCCCGCCGAGCGAGAGAGTCGTCGAAGCGGTCGCCGCCGCGTTCGGTACGTCTCCGCTGGATTTCGAACCCACGCTCTACGAGACGGTCGATCCCGAGGCGCTCGATTCCCTCGTCCGTACCGGCCCGGAGTCCCTTCGGATCCGGTTTCGGTACGGAGAGTGTTCCGTCGTCGTCACCGGAACCGGTCGCGTCGACGTCTCGCCGCCCGACAAGGAGATCTCTACGAACGACGAGCGCCTCTAA
- a CDS encoding FAD-dependent oxidoreductase, translated as MHVVVLGAGYAGLTLTKLLESSLPSDVDLTLVDESPDHLVQHELHRVIRRPGVANEIRISLPEALERATVRVARVEDIDRDERAVSLSDGRLEYDLVAICLGARTAYYGLEGVPDHGLPLKRLADARRIRSRALEVLRDDGGRIVVGGAGLSGVQVAGELAALAREEYGSASIAILEQRARVAPGFPADFGDAIARALESSDIEIRTGATVAGADAASVRLESGERLPSDLFVWTGGIRGTDAVGERPTVEADLRLDDRAFALGDAARVVDADGETVPASAQAAVREARTAAENIGRLVDARRDGVETFEPDLEAFRFESPGWVVSVGDDAVATVGSRVLTGRPAKALKASVGVGYLSGVGGVGNAVGFASREFVPDRFRRDR; from the coding sequence ATGCACGTCGTCGTCCTCGGCGCGGGCTACGCGGGGCTGACTCTCACGAAGTTGCTCGAGTCGTCACTCCCGTCCGACGTCGACCTCACGCTGGTCGACGAGTCGCCGGACCACCTCGTCCAGCACGAACTCCACCGGGTGATCCGCCGGCCGGGAGTGGCGAACGAGATCCGGATCTCGCTGCCGGAGGCCCTCGAGCGCGCGACGGTTCGCGTCGCGCGCGTCGAGGATATCGACCGGGACGAGCGCGCGGTGTCGCTCTCGGACGGTCGCCTCGAGTACGATCTGGTCGCGATCTGTCTCGGCGCGCGGACCGCCTACTACGGTCTCGAGGGCGTCCCCGACCACGGACTTCCGCTGAAGCGGCTGGCGGACGCGCGCCGGATCAGGTCGCGGGCGCTCGAGGTACTGCGGGACGACGGCGGTCGAATCGTCGTCGGCGGGGCCGGCCTCTCCGGCGTGCAGGTCGCGGGCGAACTCGCCGCGCTGGCCCGCGAGGAGTACGGATCGGCGTCGATCGCGATCCTCGAACAGCGAGCGCGAGTCGCGCCGGGGTTCCCCGCGGACTTCGGGGACGCGATCGCACGCGCGCTCGAGTCGTCCGATATCGAGATCCGGACGGGAGCGACCGTCGCGGGAGCCGACGCGGCCAGCGTCCGACTCGAGTCGGGCGAACGGCTCCCCTCGGACCTGTTCGTCTGGACCGGCGGCATTCGAGGCACGGACGCCGTCGGCGAGCGACCGACGGTCGAGGCGGATCTGCGACTCGACGACCGCGCGTTCGCGCTCGGCGACGCCGCGCGGGTCGTCGACGCCGACGGCGAAACGGTGCCGGCGAGCGCGCAGGCGGCCGTCCGCGAGGCCCGGACGGCGGCCGAGAACATCGGGCGACTCGTCGACGCGCGCCGAGACGGCGTCGAGACGTTCGAGCCCGACCTCGAGGCGTTCCGGTTCGAGTCGCCGGGCTGGGTCGTCAGCGTCGGCGACGACGCGGTCGCGACGGTCGGCTCCCGCGTCCTCACGGGACGGCCCGCGAAGGCGCTGAAGGCGAGCGTCGGCGTCGGCTACCTCTCCGGTGTCGGCGGCGTCGGCAATGCGGTCGGCTTCGCCTCCCGGGAGTTCGTTCCGGATCGGTTCCGGCGGGATCGGTGA
- a CDS encoding NAD(P)-dependent alcohol dehydrogenase translates to MKAYEVQDATSDYSGIVEVERDRPEPAADEALVEIRAASLNYRDLSIAHEDRVYPGTELPVVPLSDGAGEVVAVGDDVERLSEGDRVATPFAPDWVDGPVAPEKIERTTGGNTDGALAEYATFPADSLAVLPDTLSYEQGATLTCAGLTAWRELHEEGDLTADETVLVLGTGGVSTFALQFATMQGADVFVTSSSDEKLERARELGATWTLNYEETPEWGEAVQEAVGGVDHVVEVGGSGTLQRSIEAAAFDGHVHLIGVLSGPDGRVHPNPILLKGLTVKGSMGVGSRAMFDRMNSAIEAADLEPVIDRTFGFDEVREAYRYVEAGEHQGKVVISLE, encoded by the coding sequence ATGAAGGCCTACGAAGTCCAGGACGCCACGAGTGACTACTCCGGCATCGTCGAAGTCGAACGCGACCGTCCCGAACCGGCGGCCGACGAGGCGCTCGTCGAGATTCGCGCCGCCTCGCTCAACTACCGCGATCTGTCGATCGCCCACGAGGACCGCGTCTACCCCGGCACGGAACTGCCGGTCGTCCCGCTGTCCGACGGCGCCGGCGAGGTCGTCGCGGTCGGCGACGACGTCGAGCGCCTCTCCGAGGGCGACCGCGTCGCGACCCCATTCGCCCCCGACTGGGTCGACGGCCCGGTCGCGCCCGAGAAGATCGAACGGACGACGGGCGGCAACACCGACGGCGCGCTTGCCGAGTACGCGACGTTCCCCGCCGACAGTCTCGCGGTGCTCCCCGACACCCTCTCGTACGAGCAGGGGGCCACGCTCACCTGCGCCGGACTGACCGCGTGGCGCGAGCTCCACGAGGAGGGCGATCTGACCGCCGACGAGACCGTCCTGGTACTGGGCACCGGCGGCGTCTCGACGTTCGCGCTGCAGTTCGCGACGATGCAGGGCGCCGACGTCTTCGTCACCTCCTCGAGCGACGAGAAACTCGAGCGCGCCCGCGAGTTGGGCGCGACCTGGACGCTCAACTACGAGGAGACGCCCGAGTGGGGCGAGGCCGTCCAGGAGGCGGTCGGCGGCGTCGACCACGTCGTCGAGGTCGGCGGCTCGGGAACGCTCCAGCGGTCGATCGAGGCCGCGGCCTTCGACGGACACGTCCACCTCATCGGCGTCCTCTCCGGACCGGACGGTCGGGTTCACCCCAACCCGATCCTCCTGAAGGGGCTCACCGTCAAGGGATCGATGGGCGTCGGTAGCCGCGCGATGTTCGACCGGATGAACAGCGCGATCGAAGCCGCGGACCTCGAGCCGGTGATCGACCGCACCTTCGGCTTCGACGAGGTCCGCGAGGCCTACCGGTACGTAGAGGCCGGCGAGCACCAGGGCAAGGTCGTGATCTCGCTCGAGTAA
- a CDS encoding MEDS domain-containing protein: MSNEVERNDRRRASDRRTGLEASERSTVFRDPVEPTDDHDHSGDHLALLYESRREQFDAVIPFVREGLEAGERCLYLADETGRDEILEALRDAGVDVDEALESGALVIHDTEDAYLRDGSLDLEGSLELLETFAEESTVDFEGARVTAEETWLLRASEAADEFMALEARVNERLRGENCAVLCQYDRKRFPAPVLEDVIKTHPRLVSDGAISENFYYTPPETFFDGEDPAATVDRMIRTVNERADARAAVREHRNYLRELYETTADADRSFEERVERLLELGCERFDLRGGALAHLPTWDDNFRAEVTVGPDMGDLEGELPIQPTEGNFCRQAMAWAEPTAVPDVVDAGWDDDPVFEEFGFATYFGIQVTAGTEPYGTFWFYDTEPRDRPFTEAERTFLELMGQWISTELERRRREAFLRTSYQITSDPDLTFASKIERLLEHGREWFGCDVGYFTAIDAETDRFEIVEAVGSHDRIRTGGGGSLSGTYCKKVVEAGESISVADAADAGWEGDPAYDTYGLDAFLGTTLEVDGERFGTLCFGSETPREGSFTETEYTFIDLISQWVSTELERRRDERTQRELYEITADPDRSFDEQLEAVLELGCERFDMELGGIATVDPETDRFEVETTNGDHEYLTPGEPYPLSETYCRAPVDEEGTCTITDPVERGYDGKLCYERFGVRAYLGTHLEIEGSPDRTFWFVSTEPREEFSEAERTLHHLMGQWVKYELDRQQYERDLEETVERLQQSNDRLKQFAYAASHDLQEPLRMVSSYLQLLENRYRDDLDTEAREFIDFAVDGADRMREMIDDLLAFSRVEHADGEFEPVDCTEVLDRVQDDLQVRIDENDAEILVDSLPTVSADVEQLEQLFSNLVSNGIKYNESAVPRVEVTAADRDDRWEFAVADNGIGIESEKTDRIFEVFKRLHHDDEYPGTGIGLSLCQEIAENHGGEIRVESERGAGSTFYITLPKRDAR, translated from the coding sequence ATGAGCAACGAGGTCGAGCGAAACGACCGGCGACGCGCTTCGGACCGACGGACGGGACTCGAGGCGTCGGAACGGAGTACTGTGTTTCGCGACCCGGTCGAGCCGACCGACGATCACGACCACTCGGGCGACCACCTCGCGCTCCTCTACGAGAGTCGGCGCGAGCAGTTCGACGCCGTGATTCCGTTCGTCCGGGAGGGGCTCGAGGCCGGCGAGCGGTGTCTGTATCTCGCCGACGAGACCGGCCGGGACGAGATTCTCGAGGCGCTTCGCGACGCCGGCGTCGACGTCGACGAGGCGCTCGAAAGCGGTGCGCTGGTGATTCACGACACCGAAGACGCCTATCTCCGGGACGGCTCGTTGGATCTCGAGGGATCGCTGGAGCTGCTCGAGACGTTCGCCGAGGAGTCGACGGTCGACTTCGAGGGAGCTCGGGTGACCGCCGAGGAGACGTGGCTGTTGCGGGCGTCCGAAGCGGCCGACGAGTTCATGGCGCTGGAAGCGCGGGTGAACGAGCGCCTTCGCGGCGAGAACTGCGCCGTGCTCTGTCAGTACGACCGGAAGCGGTTCCCCGCGCCCGTTCTGGAAGACGTCATCAAGACGCATCCACGGCTCGTCTCGGACGGGGCGATTTCTGAGAACTTCTACTACACGCCCCCCGAGACGTTCTTCGACGGCGAGGACCCGGCGGCGACGGTCGACCGGATGATACGGACGGTGAACGAGCGTGCCGACGCGAGGGCAGCAGTCCGCGAGCACAGGAACTACCTCCGCGAACTCTACGAGACGACGGCCGACGCCGACCGCTCCTTCGAGGAACGGGTCGAACGGCTGCTGGAACTGGGCTGTGAGCGGTTCGACCTCAGAGGCGGCGCGCTGGCCCACCTCCCGACCTGGGACGACAACTTCCGGGCGGAAGTGACGGTCGGCCCCGACATGGGCGACCTCGAGGGCGAGTTGCCCATCCAGCCCACCGAGGGGAACTTCTGCCGGCAGGCGATGGCCTGGGCCGAGCCGACCGCCGTCCCCGACGTCGTCGACGCCGGCTGGGACGACGATCCCGTCTTCGAGGAGTTCGGCTTCGCGACCTACTTCGGCATTCAGGTTACCGCCGGCACCGAACCCTACGGCACGTTCTGGTTCTACGATACGGAGCCACGAGATCGGCCGTTCACCGAGGCCGAGCGGACGTTCCTCGAGTTGATGGGCCAGTGGATCAGCACCGAACTCGAGCGCCGACGGCGCGAGGCGTTCCTGCGAACGAGCTACCAGATCACGTCGGACCCCGACCTCACCTTCGCGTCGAAGATCGAACGGCTGCTCGAGCACGGCCGGGAGTGGTTCGGCTGCGACGTCGGCTACTTCACCGCCATCGACGCCGAGACCGATCGCTTCGAGATCGTCGAAGCCGTCGGCTCGCACGACCGGATTCGGACGGGCGGCGGCGGCTCGCTGTCGGGAACGTACTGCAAGAAGGTCGTCGAGGCGGGCGAGTCGATCAGCGTCGCCGACGCCGCCGACGCGGGCTGGGAGGGCGATCCCGCCTACGACACGTACGGGCTCGACGCCTTCCTCGGGACGACGCTGGAGGTCGACGGCGAACGATTCGGAACGCTGTGTTTCGGCTCGGAGACGCCCCGAGAGGGTTCGTTCACCGAGACGGAGTACACGTTCATCGACCTGATCAGCCAGTGGGTCAGCACCGAACTCGAGCGCCGGCGGGACGAGCGGACCCAGCGCGAACTGTACGAGATCACCGCCGATCCGGACCGGTCGTTCGACGAGCAGCTCGAGGCGGTCCTGGAGCTCGGCTGTGAGCGGTTCGACATGGAACTGGGCGGTATCGCGACGGTGGATCCGGAGACCGATCGGTTCGAGGTCGAGACGACGAACGGCGACCACGAGTACCTCACGCCGGGCGAGCCGTATCCCCTCTCGGAGACGTACTGCCGGGCGCCAGTAGACGAGGAGGGGACCTGTACGATCACCGATCCCGTCGAACGGGGATACGACGGCAAACTGTGCTACGAGCGCTTCGGCGTCCGGGCGTATCTCGGCACCCACCTCGAGATCGAGGGCAGCCCCGATCGGACCTTCTGGTTCGTCTCGACCGAGCCCCGCGAGGAGTTCTCGGAGGCCGAACGCACGCTCCATCACCTGATGGGCCAGTGGGTGAAGTACGAACTCGACCGCCAGCAGTACGAACGGGACTTAGAGGAGACGGTCGAACGACTCCAGCAGTCGAACGATCGGCTCAAGCAGTTCGCCTACGCCGCCAGCCACGACCTGCAAGAGCCCCTGCGGATGGTCTCGAGCTACCTGCAACTGCTCGAGAACCGATACAGAGACGACCTCGACACCGAGGCCCGGGAGTTCATCGACTTCGCGGTCGACGGCGCCGATCGGATGCGCGAGATGATCGACGATCTGCTGGCGTTCTCCCGGGTCGAACACGCCGACGGCGAGTTCGAGCCGGTCGACTGTACCGAGGTGCTGGATCGCGTTCAGGACGACCTACAGGTACGGATCGATGAGAACGACGCCGAGATCCTCGTCGACTCGCTACCCACGGTCAGCGCCGACGTCGAACAGCTCGAGCAGCTGTTCAGCAACCTCGTCTCGAACGGGATCAAGTACAACGAGAGCGCGGTTCCGCGCGTCGAGGTGACCGCCGCAGATCGGGACGATCGCTGGGAGTTCGCGGTCGCCGACAACGGGATCGGCATCGAGTCGGAGAAGACCGACCGCATCTTCGAGGTGTTCAAGCGCCTCCACCACGACGACGAGTATCCGGGCACCGGGATCGGCCTCTCGCTGTGCCAGGAGATCGCCGAGAACCACGGCGGCGAGATCCGGGTCGAGTCCGAACGCGGCGCGGGGTCGACGTTCTACATCACGCTCCCGAAGCGGGACGCCCGGTGA